A single window of Streptomyces xanthii DNA harbors:
- a CDS encoding DsbA family protein: protein MNAPNPILDVWCELQCPDCRTALADVQALRERYGDRLDLRFRHFPLEKHKHSFAGAQAVEEAFEQGKGWPYVEAVLGRVEEFDRRGEPFLVEVAGELGLDAEEFDTALIDGRHILIVDADQAEGKAIGVSGTPTYVIGGERLDGGQSQDGLRARIEEIADRLLAERD from the coding sequence ATGAACGCCCCGAACCCCATCCTCGACGTGTGGTGCGAGCTCCAGTGCCCCGACTGCCGCACCGCCCTCGCCGACGTGCAGGCCCTGCGCGAGCGCTACGGCGACCGGCTCGACCTGCGCTTCCGGCACTTCCCGCTGGAGAAGCACAAGCACTCCTTCGCCGGCGCGCAGGCCGTCGAGGAGGCCTTCGAGCAGGGCAAGGGGTGGCCGTACGTGGAGGCGGTGCTCGGCCGGGTCGAGGAGTTCGACCGCCGGGGCGAGCCGTTCCTCGTCGAGGTGGCGGGTGAACTGGGCCTGGACGCCGAGGAGTTCGACACCGCCCTGATCGACGGCCGGCACATCCTGATCGTCGACGCCGACCAGGCCGAGGGCAAGGCCATCGGGGTGTCAGGCACGCCGACCTACGTCATCGGCGGCGAGCGCCTCGACGGCGGCCAGAGCCAGGACGGGCTGCGGGCCCGGATCGAGGAGATCGCGGACCGGCTCCTGGCCGAGCGGGACTGA
- a CDS encoding DUF4874 domain-containing protein encodes MSTAQDGRDGRGAAGGSPSRRRVLGAGAGVAAGLLAGGVAQPAAAASGGWRTVPHRGLRPDDPDGRGPLANPRRGFRYEMSYNAVDLTSPWDNEADHSPDVTKTLETLEREYGPGANLTQLYFYLWDFATREIPRSALDNIESVLRGLRAKGYAAVLRFAYDDGVRAGQKYTVQDIQRHIGQLAPIVARNSDVVAVWQAGFLGAWGEWHGSYYQHENYPDAVTAIMTSLVAALPSGMHTQVRYAEKRDMITNRAILDRVGFHNDYITLGEGLWDYYVPDNPGWPRYLEVGPTHAMDGEMPWDKGQSADPYAWSTVIPGLAAARRLQTLRWDSLSIVHNATVTVPGWKAAALTEDQVRDALLPVSDGYFRDRDGRAVSRTQFEYLRDHLGYRIEVRRARTSVRSGRLEVEVDLVNRGFAAPKEPRPVRLVLLDDAGRVVTETDSGADWRGWQPQGRSETDDDHTGPATYTVRGSLPLGRGATRLGLALPDPRFPGRGRAVRCANASVRWVNGVNVLASL; translated from the coding sequence ATGTCGACAGCACAGGACGGCCGGGACGGACGTGGGGCGGCGGGCGGATCGCCGTCCCGCAGACGGGTGTTGGGGGCGGGGGCCGGGGTGGCCGCGGGCCTCTTGGCGGGTGGGGTCGCGCAGCCGGCGGCGGCCGCGTCCGGCGGGTGGCGCACGGTCCCGCACCGCGGTCTGCGGCCCGACGATCCGGACGGGCGGGGCCCGTTGGCCAATCCGCGGCGCGGGTTCCGCTACGAGATGTCGTACAACGCCGTCGACCTGACGAGCCCCTGGGACAACGAGGCCGACCACTCCCCCGACGTCACGAAGACCCTGGAGACGCTGGAGCGCGAGTACGGTCCGGGGGCGAACCTGACCCAGCTGTACTTCTACCTCTGGGACTTCGCGACGCGGGAGATACCCCGGAGCGCGCTCGACAACATCGAGAGCGTGCTGCGCGGACTGCGCGCCAAGGGCTACGCGGCGGTGCTCCGCTTCGCGTACGACGACGGGGTGCGGGCGGGCCAGAAGTACACGGTGCAGGACATCCAGCGGCACATCGGGCAGCTGGCGCCGATCGTCGCGCGCAACAGCGATGTCGTGGCGGTGTGGCAGGCGGGGTTCCTGGGCGCCTGGGGCGAGTGGCACGGCAGTTACTACCAGCACGAGAACTATCCGGACGCGGTCACGGCGATCATGACCTCGCTGGTGGCGGCGCTGCCGTCGGGGATGCACACACAGGTCCGGTACGCCGAGAAGCGGGACATGATCACCAACCGGGCGATCCTGGACCGGGTCGGGTTCCACAACGACTACATCACCCTCGGCGAGGGGCTGTGGGACTACTACGTGCCGGACAACCCGGGCTGGCCCCGCTATCTGGAGGTCGGACCCACGCACGCGATGGACGGCGAGATGCCCTGGGACAAGGGGCAGAGCGCCGACCCGTACGCGTGGAGCACCGTGATCCCGGGCCTCGCCGCGGCGCGCCGGCTGCAGACGCTGCGCTGGGACAGCCTGTCGATCGTGCACAACGCGACGGTGACGGTGCCCGGCTGGAAGGCGGCCGCGCTGACGGAGGACCAGGTGCGGGACGCGCTGCTCCCGGTGTCGGACGGGTACTTCCGGGACCGCGACGGGCGCGCGGTGTCCCGTACGCAGTTCGAGTACCTGCGCGACCACCTCGGCTATCGGATCGAGGTGCGCCGGGCACGGACCTCGGTGCGCTCGGGCCGGCTGGAGGTGGAGGTGGATCTGGTGAACCGCGGGTTCGCGGCGCCGAAGGAGCCGCGCCCGGTGCGGCTCGTGCTGCTGGACGACGCGGGGCGGGTGGTGACGGAGACGGACAGCGGCGCGGACTGGCGCGGCTGGCAGCCACAGGGCCGCTCCGAGACGGACGACGACCACACGGGTCCGGCGACGTACACGGTGCGCGGTTCGCTGCCGCTGGGCCGCGGGGCGACGCGGCTGGGGCTGGCGCTGCCCGATCCGCGCTTCCCGGGACGGGGCCGGGCGGTGCGCTGCGCGAACGCGAGCGTGCGCTGGGTGAACGGGGTGAACGTGCTCGCGTCGCTCTGA
- a CDS encoding CGNR zinc finger domain-containing protein — protein sequence MLITHDTRCALDTVVALVNTAPDRAQDGDTEGDSGSATTQDTLATVPALADFVEKYEISDVGVLSEDDLAAVRAVRDRFAEVFAAPDPHSAASLINELVAAAGTTPRLTDHDGYDWHVHYFAPGASVADHLAADCGMALAFFVVAGEQERLRRCEAPDCRHAFVDLSRNRSRRYCDSRTCGNRLHVAAYRARRKEAAAG from the coding sequence GTGCTGATCACCCACGACACCCGGTGCGCGCTCGACACCGTGGTCGCTCTGGTGAACACCGCACCGGACCGTGCACAGGACGGCGACACCGAGGGCGACTCCGGCAGCGCCACGACCCAGGACACCCTCGCGACCGTGCCCGCTCTGGCAGATTTCGTAGAAAAGTACGAAATCAGTGATGTGGGTGTGCTCTCCGAGGACGACCTGGCCGCGGTGCGTGCGGTGCGTGACCGGTTCGCGGAGGTGTTCGCGGCGCCGGATCCGCACAGCGCGGCGTCGTTGATCAACGAACTGGTGGCCGCGGCGGGCACCACGCCCCGGCTGACCGACCACGACGGCTACGACTGGCACGTGCACTACTTCGCGCCGGGCGCCTCGGTCGCCGACCACCTGGCGGCCGACTGCGGGATGGCCCTGGCGTTCTTCGTGGTCGCCGGGGAGCAGGAGCGGCTGCGGCGCTGTGAGGCGCCGGACTGCCGGCACGCGTTCGTGGACCTGTCGCGCAACCGCTCGCGCCGCTACTGCGACAGCCGTACGTGCGGGAACCGGCTGCACGTCGCCGCGTACCGGGCCCGCCGCAAGGAAGCCGCCGCGGGCTGA
- a CDS encoding SsgA family sporulation/cell division regulator produces MNTTVSCELHLRLVVSSESSLPVPAGLRYDTADPYAVHATFHTGAEETVEWVFARDLLAEGLHRPTGTGDVRVWPSRSHGQGVVCIALSSPEGEALLEAPARALESFLKRTDAAVPPGTEHRHFDLDQELSHILAEN; encoded by the coding sequence ATGAACACCACGGTCAGCTGCGAGCTGCACCTGCGCCTCGTTGTGTCGAGCGAGTCCTCACTGCCTGTACCCGCAGGACTGCGGTATGACACGGCCGATCCGTATGCCGTGCACGCCACCTTCCACACCGGAGCCGAGGAAACGGTCGAATGGGTGTTCGCCCGCGACCTCCTCGCCGAAGGCCTCCACCGGCCGACCGGCACCGGAGACGTCCGAGTCTGGCCGTCCCGCAGCCACGGTCAGGGCGTCGTCTGCATCGCCCTGAGCTCTCCGGAGGGCGAGGCTCTGCTCGAGGCCCCGGCGCGGGCCCTCGAGTCCTTCCTCAAGCGGACGGACGCCGCCGTGCCACCCGGCACGGAGCACCGCCATTTCGATCTCGACCAGGAGCTGTCGCACATCCTCGCGGAGAACTGA
- a CDS encoding TIGR02611 family protein, which yields MNTGSDEAADAAAGAETEASQAEEKPLGSRAPEFVQARRALHLSWQVGVFVVGLAVVVAGIIMLPLPGPGWLVIFGGMAIWATEFVWAQLVLRWTKRKVTEAAQRALDPKVRRRNIILTTIGLVIIVVLGGIYVWKFGLEMPWNIKQ from the coding sequence ATGAATACGGGGAGTGACGAGGCGGCCGACGCAGCCGCCGGAGCCGAGACAGAGGCGTCCCAGGCCGAGGAGAAACCTCTCGGCTCACGGGCGCCGGAGTTCGTCCAGGCCCGCCGGGCCCTGCACCTCAGCTGGCAGGTCGGCGTCTTCGTCGTCGGCCTCGCGGTCGTCGTCGCGGGCATCATCATGCTGCCGCTGCCGGGACCCGGCTGGCTCGTGATCTTCGGCGGCATGGCGATCTGGGCGACGGAGTTCGTCTGGGCGCAGCTGGTCCTGCGCTGGACGAAGCGCAAGGTCACAGAGGCCGCGCAGCGCGCCCTTGACCCCAAGGTGCGCAGGCGGAACATCATCCTGACGACCATCGGGCTGGTGATCATCGTGGTGCTCGGCGGGATCTACGTGTGGAAGTTCGGCCTCGAGATGCCGTGGAACATCAAGCAGTGA
- a CDS encoding SRPBCC family protein, producing the protein MPPRHAWSHYRFHCVWNLPAPPAAVFAVLERAEEYPGWWPQVRSVTPLDETSGTAVFRSFLPYELMVTARERRRDPAAGVLEIGMSGDLEGWARWTLRPAPGGGTRADYDQEVEVRRPLMRRLALPARPVFRANHAWMMRGGRRGLAALLQPV; encoded by the coding sequence ATGCCGCCGCGCCACGCCTGGAGCCACTACCGCTTCCACTGCGTCTGGAACCTGCCCGCACCCCCCGCCGCCGTCTTCGCCGTCCTGGAGAGAGCCGAGGAGTACCCCGGCTGGTGGCCCCAGGTCCGCTCCGTCACCCCGCTCGACGAGACCAGCGGCACCGCCGTCTTCCGCTCCTTCCTCCCCTACGAGCTCATGGTCACCGCGCGCGAGCGGCGCCGGGACCCGGCCGCCGGGGTCCTGGAGATCGGCATGAGCGGCGACTTGGAGGGCTGGGCCCGCTGGACGCTGCGCCCCGCGCCGGGCGGCGGCACCCGCGCCGACTACGACCAGGAGGTCGAGGTCCGCCGCCCCCTGATGCGCCGGCTCGCGCTGCCCGCCCGGCCCGTCTTCCGCGCCAACCACGCCTGGATGATGCGCGGCGGCCGGCGCGGACTGGCCGCGCTGCTCCAACCGGTTTGA
- a CDS encoding DUF2207 domain-containing protein, with product MATGSRGGRRRRLRGWIAIGITLAVFAGAVAVAQIVANKERVTAMWVRAEIRADGSARVTEVIDYDFGHSGTTHGIYRDVPDADFYASDVRATMDGHPVPFESTYGDEYREANGRSSLADRLKVGDPDRTVGGVHRYRIAYTVPEVVKKGRLAWDAVGTGWQVDRARVEIHVVDPRGLTRPRCVYGTWDHGRPCAVRQAGPGHLVVRRDRLTGHEGLTLYAGTGHAETDRRAALPPAPGGRAVGTTLPQPLRDAWIFLAVALGCALLTVVVLRRAGRDRLGADGGRRVEIGRLAGTVAPSSTPPQDLTPAQGGVLHTETIEDRHKVAWLLNAAAEGRLIIEGDDRHPVLRRPEEPVLPANREIRDVLDMMFADRTALALGARDPWFKKGWNDIAWKLGNWRKDSGLWETGAFRAAPRAVTACLIAGVLGLALAVTGGALEGRRIAAGTVVVIVAAVLSGTSVAALVRLWELERRTPLGSARWLEVEAFRRYLADPASCPGEPLDERRTDLYTAWAVSLGVASAWESAVDATTAAVPVAAGRRSTIGFTEILLAAAVVSAMNPPSSGGSSGGSGGGSGGGSSSGGVGGGAGGGGGGSW from the coding sequence TTGGCGACTGGGAGCAGGGGCGGACGAAGACGCAGACTGCGCGGATGGATCGCGATCGGCATCACCCTGGCGGTTTTCGCCGGAGCCGTCGCGGTGGCGCAGATCGTCGCCAACAAGGAACGGGTCACCGCGATGTGGGTCCGCGCCGAGATCCGCGCCGACGGCAGTGCCCGCGTCACCGAGGTCATCGACTACGACTTCGGCCACTCCGGCACGACCCACGGCATCTACCGTGACGTGCCCGACGCCGACTTCTACGCGTCCGACGTCCGGGCCACCATGGACGGGCACCCGGTGCCCTTCGAATCCACCTACGGCGACGAGTACCGGGAGGCGAACGGACGCAGCAGCCTCGCGGACCGGCTCAAGGTCGGCGACCCCGACCGCACCGTCGGCGGCGTGCACCGCTACCGGATCGCGTACACCGTTCCCGAGGTGGTCAAGAAGGGCAGGCTCGCCTGGGACGCGGTCGGCACCGGCTGGCAGGTCGACCGGGCGCGCGTGGAGATCCATGTCGTCGACCCGCGCGGGCTGACCCGGCCGCGCTGTGTGTACGGCACTTGGGACCACGGCAGGCCGTGCGCCGTCCGGCAGGCCGGACCCGGGCATCTCGTCGTTCGCCGCGACCGGCTCACCGGCCACGAGGGACTCACCCTCTACGCCGGCACGGGGCACGCCGAGACCGACCGTAGAGCCGCGCTGCCGCCCGCACCCGGGGGCCGGGCCGTCGGCACCACCCTTCCTCAGCCACTGCGCGACGCCTGGATCTTCCTGGCCGTCGCGCTCGGCTGCGCCCTGCTCACCGTCGTCGTGCTGCGCCGGGCCGGGCGCGACCGGCTCGGGGCGGACGGCGGGCGGCGCGTCGAGATCGGACGACTGGCCGGCACCGTCGCGCCCTCGTCCACACCGCCACAGGATCTGACGCCGGCGCAAGGCGGCGTCCTGCACACCGAGACGATCGAGGACCGCCACAAGGTCGCCTGGCTGCTGAACGCCGCAGCCGAGGGGCGCCTGATCATCGAGGGCGACGACCGGCATCCGGTCCTGCGCCGGCCGGAGGAGCCCGTGCTCCCCGCGAACCGGGAGATCAGAGACGTCCTCGACATGATGTTCGCCGACCGGACCGCGCTGGCCCTCGGTGCGCGGGACCCCTGGTTCAAGAAGGGGTGGAACGACATCGCCTGGAAGCTGGGCAACTGGCGCAAGGACAGCGGGCTCTGGGAGACCGGTGCCTTCCGCGCCGCGCCCCGCGCCGTGACCGCCTGTCTGATCGCCGGCGTGCTCGGCCTCGCCCTCGCCGTCACCGGGGGCGCGCTCGAAGGACGCCGGATCGCCGCCGGGACCGTCGTGGTGATCGTCGCCGCGGTCCTGTCCGGCACCTCCGTCGCCGCCCTCGTCAGACTCTGGGAACTGGAGCGGCGCACCCCGCTCGGCTCCGCCCGCTGGCTGGAGGTCGAGGCCTTCCGCCGCTACCTGGCCGACCCCGCCTCCTGCCCCGGCGAACCGCTCGACGAGCGCCGGACGGACCTCTACACGGCCTGGGCGGTCTCCCTGGGCGTCGCGTCCGCGTGGGAGAGCGCCGTCGACGCCACCACGGCCGCGGTACCGGTCGCCGCGGGGCGGCGCTCCACGATCGGCTTCACCGAGATCCTGCTCGCCGCCGCCGTCGTCTCCGCCATGAACCCGCCGTCCTCCGGCGGTTCGAGCGGCGGTTCGGGCGGCGGTTCGGGCGGCGGATCGTCCTCGGGCGGCGTCGGCGGAGGCGCCGGAGGCGGGGGCGGCGGCTCCTGGTGA
- a CDS encoding 3'-5' exonuclease, translated as MTHWYEGPLAAFDTETTGVDVETDRIVSAALVVQDAPGTRPRVTRWLVNPGVPVPPGATEVHGLTDDHLRRNGRWPAPVMEEVGRELAEQAAAGRPLVVMNAPFDLTLLDRELRRHRASSLARYLDSSPLCVLDPRVLDKHLDRYRKGRRTLTDLCAHYEVELADAHDAAADALAALDVVRAVGRRFATRLDRLSPAELHTLQAVWHAAQARGLQAWFARSGTPEPVDPAWPLRPELPAAA; from the coding sequence ATGACGCACTGGTACGAGGGACCTCTCGCGGCGTTCGACACCGAGACGACGGGTGTGGACGTGGAGACCGATCGGATCGTGTCGGCCGCGCTCGTGGTGCAGGACGCGCCGGGAACGCGGCCGCGGGTGACGCGCTGGCTGGTGAACCCCGGGGTGCCGGTGCCGCCGGGCGCGACGGAGGTGCACGGTCTGACCGACGATCATCTGCGGCGCAACGGCCGCTGGCCGGCGCCGGTCATGGAGGAGGTGGGCCGGGAGCTGGCGGAGCAGGCCGCGGCGGGGCGGCCGCTGGTGGTGATGAACGCCCCGTTCGACCTGACGCTCCTGGACCGCGAGTTGCGCCGGCACCGGGCGTCGTCGCTGGCCCGCTACCTGGACTCGTCTCCGCTGTGCGTCCTGGACCCGCGGGTCCTGGACAAGCACCTGGACCGCTACCGCAAGGGCCGCCGCACGCTGACGGACCTGTGCGCGCACTACGAGGTGGAGCTGGCGGACGCCCATGACGCGGCGGCGGACGCGCTCGCGGCGCTCGACGTGGTCCGCGCGGTGGGCCGCCGCTTCGCGACGCGCCTGGACCGGCTGTCCCCCGCCGAGCTGCACACGCTGCAGGCGGTCTGGCACGCGGCGCAGGCCCGCGGCCTGCAGGCCTGGTTCGCCCGCAGCGGCACTCCGGAGCCCGTGGATCCGGCGTGGCCGCTGCGGCCGGAGCTCCCGGCCGCGGCCTGA
- a CDS encoding DUF4365 domain-containing protein, whose translation MALAQPEQGGLLPERNAPPRGSLATTACMETLQVGYLHAVAAAAGCSLSQPFPDNGIDWHVSHSAPGHTVDDEVTIKVQLKATYQIPPHPPGPAFSFTLDNAHLVKLARTPVSVHKILVVMLVPRSQDDWLRAGHDALDLRHCCYWTNLAGHPVTGRRRTTVRVPTARIFDDRALCEIMTRVGRGGRP comes from the coding sequence ATGGCGCTCGCGCAGCCCGAACAGGGCGGGCTGCTGCCCGAGCGGAACGCACCGCCGCGCGGCTCACTCGCCACCACCGCCTGCATGGAGACCTTGCAGGTGGGCTATCTCCACGCCGTGGCGGCGGCCGCCGGATGCTCGCTCTCGCAGCCCTTTCCCGACAACGGCATCGACTGGCACGTCAGCCACAGCGCCCCCGGGCACACGGTCGACGACGAGGTCACCATCAAGGTGCAGTTGAAAGCGACGTACCAGATCCCGCCGCACCCACCCGGCCCCGCCTTCTCCTTCACCCTCGACAACGCCCACCTGGTCAAACTCGCCCGGACGCCCGTGTCCGTGCACAAGATCCTCGTGGTGATGCTCGTGCCGCGCTCCCAGGACGACTGGCTGCGGGCCGGCCACGACGCCCTCGACCTGCGGCACTGCTGCTACTGGACCAACCTCGCCGGACACCCGGTCACCGGCCGGCGCAGGACCACCGTGCGCGTACCGACCGCACGCATCTTCGACGACCGCGCGCTCTGCGAGATCATGACGCGCGTCGGCCGGGGCGGCCGCCCCTGA
- a CDS encoding DinB family protein, protein MALEWNALLADQLDWHWRNQLRRRLAGLTDDEYFWEPVADPEAVWSVRPRGSGTAPVRAGSGDFTIDFAYPEPVPAPVTTIAWRLGHILVGVLGTRVASHFGGPPVDYLTYGYPGTAAEALDRLDASYARWMSGVRSLDAGALEQPCGPAEGPFAKEPMATLVLHIHREMIHHGAEIALLRDLYAHTPQSS, encoded by the coding sequence ATGGCCCTGGAATGGAACGCGCTGCTCGCCGACCAGCTCGACTGGCACTGGCGCAACCAGCTGCGCCGGCGCCTGGCCGGGCTCACCGACGACGAGTACTTCTGGGAGCCCGTGGCGGACCCGGAGGCCGTGTGGAGCGTGCGCCCGCGCGGCAGCGGCACCGCCCCCGTGCGGGCGGGCTCGGGCGACTTCACGATCGACTTCGCGTATCCGGAGCCGGTCCCGGCGCCGGTGACGACGATCGCCTGGCGCCTCGGCCACATCCTGGTGGGCGTCCTGGGCACCCGCGTCGCCTCGCACTTCGGCGGGCCGCCGGTGGACTACCTGACGTACGGGTATCCCGGCACGGCCGCGGAGGCGCTCGACCGGCTCGACGCCTCCTACGCGCGCTGGATGTCGGGCGTGCGCAGCCTCGACGCGGGGGCCCTGGAGCAGCCGTGCGGTCCGGCCGAGGGACCGTTCGCCAAGGAGCCGATGGCGACGCTCGTCCTGCACATCCACCGCGAGATGATCCATCACGGCGCGGAGATCGCCCTGCTCAGGGACCTGTACGCGCACACGCCGCAGAGTTCCTAG
- the thrS gene encoding threonine--tRNA ligase, giving the protein MSDVRVIIQRDSEREERVVTTGTTAAELFAGERSIVAARVAGELKDLAYAVQDGEEVEPVEITSEDGLNILRHSTAHVMAQAVQEIFPEAKLGIGPPIKDGFYYDFDVKEPFTPEDLKRIEKKMQEIQKRGQKFSRRVTTDEDARVELADEPYKLELIGLKGNAAQAADGADAEVGSGELTIYDNLDAKTGELCWKDLCRGPHLPSTRVIPAFKLMRSAAAYWRGSEKNPQLQRIYGTAWPSKDELKGYLEFLAEAEKRDHRKLGAELDLFSFPEELGPGLAVFHPKGGVIRKVMEDYSRRRHEASGYEFVNTPHISKEHLFETSGHLPHYAEGMFPPIQFDEQNYRLKAMNCPMHNLIFKSRGRSYRELPLRLFEFGTVYRYEKSGVVHGLTRSRGFTQDDSHIYCTKEQMPEELDKLLTFVLDLLRDYGLTEFELELSTRDDSDKFIGTDEDWAEATEALRLAAEKQNLPLVADPGGAAYYGPKISVQVKDAIGRSWQMSTLQVDFNQPKRFGLEYTAADGSRQQPVMLHRALFGSIERFFGVLLEHYAGAFPAWLAPVQAVGIPIGDAHVPYLEEFAEKARAQGLRVEVDSSSDRMQKKIRNQQKAKVPFMVIAGDEDMSAGSVSFRYRDGSQENGIPVDEAIAKIVKVVEERAQV; this is encoded by the coding sequence GTGTCTGACGTCCGTGTGATCATCCAACGCGATTCCGAGCGGGAAGAACGCGTGGTGACCACGGGTACCACGGCCGCCGAGCTCTTCGCCGGTGAGCGCAGCATCGTCGCGGCCCGGGTGGCCGGAGAGCTCAAGGACCTCGCGTACGCCGTCCAGGACGGCGAGGAGGTCGAGCCCGTCGAGATCACCTCCGAGGACGGTCTGAACATCCTGCGCCACTCCACCGCGCACGTGATGGCGCAGGCCGTGCAGGAGATCTTCCCCGAGGCCAAGCTCGGCATCGGCCCGCCCATCAAGGACGGCTTCTACTACGACTTCGACGTCAAGGAGCCGTTCACCCCCGAGGACCTCAAGCGCATCGAGAAGAAGATGCAGGAGATCCAGAAGCGGGGCCAGAAGTTCTCCCGTCGTGTCACCACCGACGAGGACGCCCGTGTCGAGCTCGCCGACGAGCCGTACAAGCTCGAGCTCATCGGCCTCAAGGGCAACGCGGCGCAGGCCGCCGACGGCGCCGACGCCGAGGTGGGCTCCGGCGAGCTGACCATCTACGACAACCTCGACGCCAAGACCGGCGAGCTGTGCTGGAAGGACCTCTGCCGCGGTCCCCACCTGCCCAGCACCCGCGTCATCCCCGCGTTCAAGCTGATGCGCTCGGCCGCCGCCTACTGGCGCGGCAGCGAGAAGAACCCGCAGCTCCAGCGCATCTACGGCACCGCGTGGCCGTCGAAGGACGAGCTCAAGGGCTACCTCGAGTTCCTCGCCGAGGCGGAGAAGCGCGACCACCGCAAGCTGGGCGCCGAGCTCGACCTGTTCTCCTTCCCGGAGGAGCTCGGCCCGGGCCTCGCGGTGTTCCACCCCAAGGGCGGCGTCATCCGCAAGGTCATGGAGGACTACTCGCGGCGCCGCCACGAGGCCTCCGGCTACGAGTTCGTGAACACCCCGCACATCTCGAAGGAGCACCTCTTCGAGACCTCGGGCCACCTGCCGCACTACGCGGAGGGCATGTTCCCGCCCATCCAGTTCGACGAGCAGAACTACCGCCTCAAGGCGATGAACTGCCCGATGCACAACCTGATCTTCAAGTCGCGCGGCCGTTCCTACCGTGAACTGCCCCTGCGCCTGTTCGAGTTCGGCACCGTGTACCGCTACGAGAAGTCGGGCGTCGTGCACGGCCTGACCCGCTCGCGCGGCTTCACGCAGGACGACTCGCACATCTACTGCACCAAGGAGCAGATGCCGGAGGAGCTCGACAAGCTCCTCACCTTCGTGCTCGACCTGCTGCGCGACTACGGCCTGACCGAGTTCGAGCTGGAGCTGTCCACCCGCGACGACTCCGACAAGTTCATCGGCACCGACGAGGACTGGGCCGAGGCCACCGAGGCGCTGCGCCTGGCCGCCGAGAAGCAGAACCTGCCGCTGGTCGCCGACCCGGGCGGCGCCGCCTACTACGGCCCGAAGATCTCCGTCCAGGTCAAGGACGCGATCGGCCGGTCCTGGCAGATGTCGACCCTCCAGGTCGACTTCAACCAGCCCAAGCGCTTCGGCCTCGAGTACACGGCCGCGGACGGCTCCCGCCAGCAGCCCGTCATGCTGCACCGCGCCCTGTTCGGCTCGATCGAGCGGTTCTTCGGCGTGCTGCTCGAGCACTACGCGGGCGCCTTCCCGGCGTGGCTCGCGCCCGTGCAGGCCGTCGGCATCCCGATCGGCGACGCGCACGTCCCGTACCTGGAGGAGTTCGCCGAGAAGGCGCGCGCCCAGGGCCTGCGCGTCGAGGTCGACTCGTCCTCGGACCGCATGCAGAAGAAGATCCGCAACCAGCAGAAGGCCAAGGTGCCGTTCATGGTCATCGCGGGCGACGAGGACATGAGCGCCGGCTCGGTGTCCTTCCGCTACCGCGACGGCTCGCAGGAGAACGGCATCCCGGTCGACGAGGCCATCGCGAAGATCGTGAAGGTCGTCGAGGAGCGCGCGCAGGTCTGA
- a CDS encoding potassium channel family protein translates to MTDSALARWERRTAGVLAAASLLFLASYAVLVLGPGLPGAVRDLCLAVTCAAWALFAADYVVRRRLSGQRWPRFVRTHWLDTLVLLLPLLRPVRIVQAYERVKRRHGRPRFALHARVMLYAGVSTLLLGFAASLAVYQQERGAPGATIQTFGDSVWWACTTVSSVGYGDMAPVTPVGRLVAVGLMGCGLALLGAVVGSFSSWLLQVFAREDENGERPPGSSPGAFDGKG, encoded by the coding sequence ATGACCGACAGTGCCCTCGCCCGTTGGGAGCGACGCACCGCGGGTGTCCTCGCCGCGGCGTCCCTGCTCTTCCTCGCCTCGTACGCGGTCCTGGTGCTCGGCCCCGGGCTGCCCGGGGCCGTGCGCGATCTGTGTCTGGCGGTGACCTGCGCGGCGTGGGCGCTGTTCGCCGCGGACTACGTCGTGCGGCGGCGGCTCAGCGGGCAGCGCTGGCCGCGCTTCGTGCGCACGCACTGGCTGGACACCCTGGTCCTGCTGCTGCCGCTGCTGCGCCCCGTCCGCATCGTGCAGGCCTACGAGCGGGTGAAGCGCCGGCACGGCCGCCCCCGGTTCGCGCTGCACGCGCGCGTGATGCTGTACGCGGGGGTGTCGACGCTGCTGCTCGGCTTCGCCGCGTCGCTCGCCGTCTACCAGCAGGAACGCGGGGCGCCGGGCGCCACGATCCAGACGTTCGGCGACTCGGTGTGGTGGGCGTGCACGACGGTGTCGAGCGTCGGCTACGGCGACATGGCGCCGGTGACGCCGGTGGGCCGGCTCGTCGCGGTGGGCCTGATGGGCTGCGGGCTCGCCCTGCTCGGCGCGGTCGTCGGATCGTTCTCGTCCTGGCTGCTCCAGGTGTTCGCGCGGGAGGACGAGAACGGCGAAAGGCCCCCGGGGAGCTCCCCGGGGGCCTTCGACGGCAAGGGCTGA